The following coding sequences lie in one Haloterrigena sp. KLK7 genomic window:
- a CDS encoding tyrosine-type recombinase/integrase: protein MSTPSEKRAHSQEKTVQDAVERYLTYKIQAEGSRTTMRSPLMGFAEFCRDELSIEDIRDLEPAHIRRYSEDLYDRTKIDEEISASTAQTYFAYVRAFLSWCVRDQLLETNPADTTEAMDPLPEDDGKRKTQYWSEDEREQLINYVTKRVDMALEGTIRVDRKTAFRDRAIVVMLDGTGARGAELFSDPKDEKRDGLRWSDVDFEERSIEVYGKSRDYETAPFPESVHDVLERWRGLLDPPTEEWPVFPTGHYQSKREVLVESIGEETVSAALEGRGGVGKTEVLDRLHREHEVPPPSISKEGVRRLMKRLTEEAGIEPDGDYDYLTLHGARRALGRDLYASGLSEKAQEALRHQSIETTHEAYSDTKMKDVSDSIDEVRD, encoded by the coding sequence ATGTCTACTCCCAGCGAGAAACGGGCTCACTCCCAGGAGAAGACCGTCCAAGATGCGGTCGAACGCTACCTCACGTACAAGATCCAAGCTGAAGGGTCACGGACGACGATGCGCTCGCCGCTGATGGGGTTCGCCGAGTTCTGTCGAGACGAACTCAGCATCGAGGACATTAGAGATCTCGAGCCGGCGCACATTCGGCGATACAGCGAGGACCTATACGACCGAACCAAGATCGACGAGGAGATCTCGGCGTCGACGGCACAGACGTACTTCGCATACGTCCGTGCTTTTCTGTCCTGGTGCGTTCGAGACCAACTCCTCGAGACGAACCCAGCGGACACAACCGAGGCGATGGATCCGCTCCCCGAAGACGATGGGAAGCGGAAAACGCAGTACTGGTCGGAAGACGAGCGCGAGCAACTCATCAACTACGTCACGAAGCGCGTCGACATGGCGCTCGAAGGAACCATCCGCGTCGATCGGAAGACTGCGTTCCGCGACCGAGCGATCGTCGTCATGCTCGATGGAACGGGGGCGCGTGGAGCGGAACTGTTCTCGGATCCAAAGGACGAGAAACGTGATGGTCTCCGCTGGTCAGATGTCGACTTCGAAGAGCGGTCGATCGAGGTCTATGGGAAGTCACGAGACTATGAAACTGCACCGTTCCCCGAGAGCGTTCATGATGTCCTCGAGCGATGGCGCGGACTCCTTGATCCACCGACCGAGGAGTGGCCTGTTTTCCCGACCGGCCACTATCAGTCGAAACGCGAGGTACTCGTCGAATCGATCGGTGAGGAGACGGTTTCTGCAGCACTCGAGGGTAGGGGTGGCGTGGGGAAAACTGAGGTCCTTGACCGACTACACCGTGAGCATGAGGTCCCACCGCCGTCGATCTCCAAAGAGGGAGTTCGGCGGTTGATGAAACGCCTCACGGAAGAGGCGGGTATCGAACCGGACGGCGATTACGACTATCTCACATTACATGGCGCACGACGAGCGCTCGGTCGTGATCTGTACGCGAGTGGCTTGTCCGAAAAGGCGCAAGAAGCTCTCCGCCACCAATCGATCGAGACAACACACGAAGCGTATTCGGATACTAAGATGAAGGACGTCTCCGACAGTATCGACGAAGTACGTGACTGA
- a CDS encoding AAA family ATPase codes for MLETVTDELSKDSVLASDLKMKQELVDEHLGDRYDYMLFDVPGSRNKLTNNAVVAAPNAILPLMPVPEALNGLRETATRLVAPIRGQLGEFEILATVPNDLSAHIDHQTKDRKLLEAMNTQESFASYLLAGRDGVEPQQGSLPDGYDLESVLDDHVPPFARIRPDEWEAIDAGEMTPPKPPIRHTGAVGDAYEHRQPLTAYQPENPQLEHFSAVADIIEQGGVTQ; via the coding sequence GTGCTCGAGACCGTCACTGATGAGTTATCGAAAGACTCGGTGCTTGCGTCGGATTTGAAAATGAAACAGGAGCTGGTCGACGAACATCTTGGCGACCGGTACGACTACATGCTGTTCGACGTGCCGGGCTCGCGAAACAAGCTCACGAACAACGCAGTCGTCGCCGCACCGAATGCGATCCTCCCGTTGATGCCTGTTCCGGAGGCGCTGAACGGACTTCGAGAGACTGCGACGCGGCTGGTCGCGCCGATCCGAGGCCAGCTCGGGGAGTTCGAAATTCTTGCGACCGTTCCCAACGACCTGAGCGCTCATATCGATCACCAGACGAAAGACCGGAAGCTACTCGAGGCGATGAACACTCAGGAGAGCTTCGCGAGTTACCTGTTGGCCGGCCGTGACGGCGTGGAGCCACAACAGGGGTCGCTCCCCGACGGCTACGATCTTGAGTCCGTGCTCGATGACCATGTTCCGCCGTTCGCGAGGATCCGACCCGACGAATGGGAGGCGATCGACGCCGGCGAGATGACGCCGCCGAAGCCACCGATTCGACACACGGGCGCGGTCGGCGACGCCTACGAACACCGCCAACCGCTGACGGCTTACCAGCCGGAGAATCCACAACTCGAGCACTTCAGCGCAGTTGCTGATATCATCGAACAGGGAGGGGTCACACAATGA
- a CDS encoding citrate synthase, translating to MAIPSWIWPGNQYGDKETHQSPSFEGSEIEHATNVFEVLSNTTRLEILVALHEQSESLSYTGLRESISVDDKGKFNYHLRKLKPFVCTQDGEYTLTNRGQTFIQRIVSEDVVLNHEELAVEEK from the coding sequence ATGGCAATACCCAGTTGGATCTGGCCTGGTAATCAGTATGGAGATAAAGAGACCCATCAGTCTCCTTCTTTTGAAGGCTCAGAAATCGAGCACGCAACCAACGTATTCGAGGTTCTATCGAATACTACCCGATTGGAAATTCTCGTCGCACTTCATGAACAATCCGAATCACTCTCTTACACAGGGCTTCGAGAATCGATATCAGTTGATGATAAGGGGAAATTCAATTATCACCTCCGTAAACTAAAACCCTTCGTTTGTACCCAAGATGGAGAATACACGCTGACGAATCGTGGTCAAACATTCATACAGAGGATCGTATCTGAAGATGTAGTCCTTAACCACGAAGAACTAGCAGTTGAGGAGAAATAA
- a CDS encoding AzlC family ABC transporter permease — MSTGSADSAHQSEEPEGPTVEFSLSGVRDGYIECVPIALGVAGYGIVFGVLSRQAGLSVAEAAFMSATVLAGAAQLIAIKLWETPIPILTVIGTTFIVNLRYVLMGAALRPWFSQLSPLKAYGSVFFTADENWALTMGKLKSGSHQGAYLLGSGLAIWSFWIVATVLGAIAGGVIGEPAQYGLDFVLTAVFLAIAVGLWEGKSSFLPWITAFSIAVLGAHFLPGRWYILFGGVAGSLVEVIRFDE, encoded by the coding sequence ATGAGCACTGGATCTGCTGATTCAGCACACCAATCAGAGGAACCGGAAGGTCCTACTGTGGAATTTTCACTTAGTGGTGTGCGAGATGGCTACATTGAATGTGTGCCGATCGCCCTCGGCGTGGCTGGATATGGTATCGTCTTTGGAGTCCTCTCCCGTCAAGCCGGATTAAGTGTTGCAGAAGCAGCATTTATGAGCGCAACCGTTCTTGCAGGAGCAGCTCAGTTAATCGCAATCAAGCTATGGGAAACACCAATTCCAATACTTACTGTTATTGGCACGACGTTTATCGTTAATTTACGTTACGTGCTGATGGGTGCAGCGTTACGTCCCTGGTTCAGCCAGCTTTCTCCGTTGAAAGCGTATGGAAGCGTCTTCTTCACGGCAGACGAGAATTGGGCACTTACTATGGGGAAGCTCAAATCGGGGAGCCATCAGGGTGCGTATCTTCTCGGAAGCGGGCTCGCAATCTGGTCGTTTTGGATCGTTGCAACGGTTCTCGGTGCGATAGCTGGCGGTGTGATAGGAGAGCCAGCCCAGTATGGACTTGATTTCGTTCTTACAGCGGTCTTTCTTGCGATTGCTGTCGGGCTTTGGGAGGGGAAGTCAAGTTTTCTGCCTTGGATAACTGCCTTCAGTATCGCTGTTCTCGGTGCGCATTTTCTGCCTGGGCGTTGGTACATTCTCTTTGGAGGCGTGGCCGGTAGTCTCGTTGAGGTGATTCGCTTTGATGAGTAG
- a CDS encoding AzlD domain-containing protein has product MSSVQFDPLVVAVIIGMSAATYVTKAGGLWLLGHINVSDRTEAGLEVLPGAIIISILGPELTSAGPAEWSAAAVVLLVMWRTENVLVALVCGVAAVLLFRTIS; this is encoded by the coding sequence ATGAGTAGCGTCCAATTTGATCCGTTAGTTGTTGCTGTCATCATCGGGATGAGTGCAGCTACCTACGTGACAAAGGCTGGCGGACTCTGGCTTCTGGGTCATATTAATGTTTCAGACCGGACTGAAGCTGGACTTGAGGTGTTACCGGGTGCGATTATTATCTCAATTCTTGGCCCTGAACTGACTAGTGCTGGTCCTGCGGAATGGAGTGCTGCTGCCGTCGTGCTATTAGTGATGTGGCGAACGGAGAACGTGCTTGTTGCACTCGTTTGTGGGGTTGCGGCCGTTCTCCTGTTTAGAACTATCTCATAA
- a CDS encoding mandelate racemase/muconate lactonizing enzyme family protein, translating to MPKITEIEAIPVRLDICPLSESLGIAPYVTTYTEFYDMERVLIRLDTDSDITGWGEMRSTLSTDSTKAIIETDIADKLIDEPVSAVELLPERFDSFQYFDIDPFLGGVEMAMWDAWGQYLEQPLYKLLGGKVREKVDVSFCLGVLEPAESREHARIALEHGFDVLKTKAGRDWRQDIERIVAMHDEVDGQLEFRLDPNEGWTTEEAVRVAASLEDEGIYLQYLEQPMRIDNFGSFKRLRERLQTPIAANEDMYFRHNLLELIKRDAIDAGVIDMVPAGGLQAAKRLAGIADDAGISLSHHCAFDLGIKSAALAHLVATTPAINLPPDSVYYAWDEHIIEEPFDLSDGTLPIPEAPGLGITVDESNVEKYRIDR from the coding sequence ATGCCCAAAATAACCGAAATCGAAGCGATACCAGTTCGGCTAGACATATGTCCCCTCTCAGAATCACTCGGCATCGCACCCTACGTGACAACGTACACTGAGTTCTACGACATGGAGCGAGTCCTCATTCGACTCGACACCGATAGCGATATCACCGGGTGGGGTGAAATGCGCTCGACCCTCTCGACTGACTCTACAAAGGCGATCATCGAGACTGATATTGCAGACAAACTCATCGATGAACCCGTTTCGGCCGTTGAGTTACTTCCCGAGCGATTCGACTCGTTCCAATACTTCGACATTGATCCCTTCCTCGGTGGCGTCGAGATGGCAATGTGGGACGCGTGGGGTCAGTACCTCGAACAACCCCTCTACAAGCTCCTTGGTGGAAAGGTCCGCGAGAAGGTCGATGTCTCGTTTTGCCTTGGCGTACTTGAACCGGCGGAGTCTCGCGAACACGCCCGTATAGCCCTCGAACATGGGTTCGACGTACTCAAGACCAAAGCAGGCCGCGACTGGCGACAGGACATCGAACGCATCGTGGCAATGCACGATGAGGTCGACGGCCAACTAGAGTTCCGACTTGACCCTAATGAGGGCTGGACCACCGAGGAGGCCGTCAGGGTCGCTGCCTCACTCGAAGACGAGGGAATTTACCTCCAGTACCTCGAACAGCCGATGCGTATCGACAACTTCGGGTCATTCAAGCGCCTACGTGAGCGACTCCAGACACCTATCGCTGCCAACGAGGATATGTATTTCCGACACAATCTGCTCGAGCTCATCAAGCGAGACGCCATTGACGCGGGCGTTATCGATATGGTTCCCGCGGGTGGATTGCAGGCCGCTAAGCGACTTGCAGGCATCGCCGACGATGCTGGAATCTCTCTGTCCCACCACTGTGCGTTTGATCTTGGCATAAAGTCCGCAGCGCTGGCTCATCTCGTCGCCACTACACCCGCAATTAACCTGCCACCGGACAGTGTCTACTACGCTTGGGATGAGCACATTATCGAAGAACCCTTCGATTTATCCGACGGGACACTACCAATACCTGAGGCGCCTGGCCTCGGTATAACCGTCGATGAATCCAACGTCGAAAAGTACCGAATCGATCGATAG
- a CDS encoding class I SAM-dependent methyltransferase: protein MDNDSPYSDCFYNFEREIDEEECIKFVTSLLDVEPDRVRRLYREIRGDETFHDIIESGLAETSVRPDELGPNWRDVLYVLVRFQAPDTVVETGVFDGLSSAYLLRALDVNGGGTLHSIDIKDPEILPSDIEDPTPGWTVPDDLQSYWDLRIGDAREILPEIAAETTIDLFLHDSNHDADHMAFEFDAAAKGMEANAILLADNVEYNDAFANFAEDNLRNVSKLTNAKKSLQRDGGIVQNDKLGAGLIR, encoded by the coding sequence ATGGATAACGATAGTCCATACTCGGACTGCTTCTATAATTTCGAGCGTGAGATAGACGAAGAGGAGTGCATCAAGTTCGTTACGTCATTGCTTGATGTTGAGCCTGACCGTGTTCGAAGGCTGTACAGAGAGATTCGAGGCGATGAGACATTCCACGACATTATTGAGTCTGGGTTAGCTGAGACTAGCGTTAGACCCGACGAACTTGGACCGAACTGGCGGGACGTGCTCTACGTTCTCGTCCGTTTCCAAGCGCCTGATACTGTGGTTGAAACTGGCGTCTTCGACGGACTGAGTTCAGCGTATTTGCTTCGAGCACTCGACGTAAACGGAGGAGGAACACTGCACTCTATCGATATTAAGGACCCCGAAATTCTGCCGAGCGACATTGAAGATCCTACTCCAGGTTGGACGGTTCCCGATGACTTACAATCGTACTGGGACCTGAGAATTGGCGACGCCCGTGAAATTCTACCCGAAATCGCAGCTGAGACCACAATAGATCTATTCCTCCATGACTCCAACCACGATGCTGACCACATGGCATTTGAGTTTGATGCTGCCGCCAAAGGAATGGAAGCCAACGCGATACTCCTTGCAGACAACGTTGAGTACAACGATGCGTTCGCGAACTTCGCCGAGGATAACCTCCGAAACGTCTCTAAGCTCACTAATGCGAAGAAGTCACTCCAGCGCGACGGCGGTATCGTCCAGAATGATAAGCTGGGTGCTGGGTTAATCAGGTGA
- a CDS encoding GNAT family N-acetyltransferase, with amino-acid sequence MSENIPGSTFIEGEKVRLKTVEEGDFDFLRNNINDSRIRRAMLGDGPTNTKQLRDNHTEKRDYQFVIATSDSRVGYISIHEVSYTHGTAAISYWVDPEKQGQGHATEAIQLLLQYAFDQLRLHKVRADVREFNNSSRRVLEKIGFKHEGVLRESRYVDGKYWHRHRYGFLRHEWDSSTVECQEVSTTGDWGDSPD; translated from the coding sequence ATGTCTGAGAATATCCCAGGGTCTACGTTTATTGAGGGTGAGAAAGTCCGACTAAAGACTGTAGAGGAGGGCGATTTCGACTTTTTACGGAACAATATCAACGACTCTCGGATTCGACGAGCGATGCTCGGTGACGGCCCAACCAACACTAAGCAGTTACGTGACAACCACACAGAGAAACGTGATTACCAGTTTGTTATTGCCACCTCAGACTCTCGCGTCGGGTATATCTCTATCCATGAGGTGAGTTACACGCACGGCACGGCAGCTATCAGTTACTGGGTTGATCCTGAGAAGCAGGGACAGGGCCATGCAACCGAAGCTATCCAGTTACTCCTTCAGTACGCATTCGACCAGTTACGACTCCATAAGGTTCGGGCCGATGTGCGAGAGTTCAATAATTCCTCGCGTCGAGTCCTCGAAAAAATTGGGTTCAAGCACGAGGGCGTACTCCGGGAAAGTCGATACGTGGACGGTAAGTATTGGCACCGCCACCGATATGGCTTTCTAAGACACGAATGGGACTCCTCAACAGTAGAGTGTCAGGAGGTTTCGACTACCGGGGATTGGGGAGACTCACCTGATTAA
- a CDS encoding Rieske 2Fe-2S domain-containing protein — protein sequence MSGKQKHFVTTADDLNDGEHVIVDIREREIAVFNLDGDYYGLLNYCTHQGGPACEGRLTGELVEDDDGELRYERDGEFVCCPWHGWEFDIKSGYNLARSDEYRVPTYEVVEEGGDLYVIL from the coding sequence ATGAGTGGGAAACAAAAACACTTTGTTACAACTGCAGACGACCTCAACGATGGCGAACACGTTATCGTGGACATCAGGGAGCGCGAGATAGCGGTATTCAACCTTGACGGAGACTACTACGGTCTCCTCAATTACTGTACCCATCAAGGTGGTCCTGCCTGTGAGGGGCGACTAACCGGAGAACTCGTTGAAGATGATGATGGAGAACTCCGCTACGAGCGTGATGGTGAATTCGTCTGCTGCCCTTGGCACGGCTGGGAGTTTGATATTAAGTCAGGCTATAACCTCGCTCGATCCGACGAGTATCGAGTCCCTACCTACGAGGTTGTTGAGGAGGGCGGTGACCTCTACGTGATCCTCTAA
- a CDS encoding amidohydrolase family protein gives MKEKNQAVSSVDELTVVDTDLHLTEQQDDILPYLEEPFNKVLNVNNQEKRGQVEGGYLSQLYPSAGHLTPTDTGRAETDDVRSPEDVERAMELLNLDDAILTPGLNLRLGLVHHDELAAGFMTAYNNWLLDTILDEGYHGSMVVTPQKPEKSAEEIDRLASESQIKAVMIPGGGVHPPLGRKQYFPIYEAAEDAGLPVMIHNAATGIVGNYPIQWRGTKRYIEVHVPYHSAEQMWHLSTMLTNGVPVRFPALDFVIQESGIGWIPYFMRRYDNEYGKKQNDAPLLEKRPSDYIRDQFFFTSQPTEGIDDPEYLCHTIRMFGGAENLMFSTDYPHYDFDYTDALLSSLRTEFNADEIQNIYGQTAANVFDL, from the coding sequence ATGAAGGAGAAAAACCAAGCGGTCTCCTCAGTAGATGAGCTCACAGTCGTAGATACCGATCTTCACCTGACGGAACAGCAGGATGACATCCTGCCATACCTTGAAGAACCGTTTAACAAGGTTCTTAACGTTAACAATCAGGAAAAACGAGGACAGGTAGAGGGCGGGTACCTGAGCCAGTTGTACCCTTCCGCAGGCCACCTCACTCCGACTGATACCGGTCGAGCCGAGACCGACGACGTTCGGAGTCCCGAAGACGTTGAGCGCGCGATGGAACTACTCAATCTTGACGACGCCATCCTCACGCCTGGCCTGAATCTCCGCCTCGGGTTAGTCCACCATGACGAACTCGCGGCAGGATTCATGACAGCCTACAATAATTGGTTACTTGATACCATTCTTGATGAAGGCTATCACGGTTCGATGGTTGTCACACCCCAGAAGCCCGAGAAATCAGCCGAGGAAATCGACCGGCTAGCTAGTGAATCTCAAATAAAGGCGGTTATGATTCCTGGCGGTGGTGTCCACCCTCCGTTAGGCCGTAAGCAATATTTCCCTATCTACGAAGCTGCCGAGGACGCCGGACTCCCAGTAATGATTCATAATGCTGCGACTGGCATCGTTGGTAACTACCCTATCCAGTGGCGCGGCACGAAACGCTATATCGAGGTCCACGTTCCTTACCACTCCGCTGAACAGATGTGGCACCTATCAACCATGCTCACGAACGGCGTTCCGGTCCGGTTCCCTGCCCTTGATTTCGTCATTCAGGAGTCTGGAATTGGATGGATTCCGTACTTCATGCGGCGGTACGACAACGAGTATGGCAAAAAGCAGAACGACGCGCCCTTGCTGGAAAAGCGCCCAAGCGACTACATCCGCGACCAGTTCTTTTTCACCAGCCAACCGACTGAAGGGATCGATGATCCGGAATACCTCTGTCACACTATTCGGATGTTCGGCGGTGCCGAGAACCTCATGTTCTCAACCGACTATCCCCACTACGACTTTGACTACACTGATGCACTGCTGAGTTCACTCCGCACCGAGTTCAACGCCGATGAGATACAGAATATCTACGGCCAGACTGCTGCAAATGTATTCGACCTATGA
- a CDS encoding M20/M25/M40 family metallo-hydrolase → MLFFEGMSVEPGHPFVEAVVNAADSVGIDSEPVGFNAASDARYLRRLDIPTVLFGPGNIEDDVHTVDESINVDNLISRPKRTKTSSTER, encoded by the coding sequence ATGCTCTTTTTCGAGGGAATGAGTGTTGAACCGGGCCACCCATTCGTTGAAGCTGTTGTCAATGCTGCGGACAGCGTGGGTATAGATTCCGAACCGGTCGGGTTCAACGCAGCGAGCGATGCGCGTTACCTCCGCCGTCTTGATATTCCCACCGTCCTTTTCGGCCCGGGTAATATTGAGGACGACGTTCATACCGTTGATGAGTCCATTAACGTTGACAATCTTATTTCGAGGCCAAAACGTACAAAAACGTCCTCAACCGAACGTTAA
- a CDS encoding antitoxin VapB family protein → MSTSIRVSDETKEKLDRLKRDDESFDELLARLANEEEPITIGAWDSDTADNARDAVERSRESFGQ, encoded by the coding sequence GTGAGCACATCCATCCGCGTTTCAGACGAGACGAAAGAAAAACTCGATCGCCTCAAGCGCGATGACGAGAGTTTCGACGAGTTGCTAGCGCGATTGGCAAACGAAGAGGAACCGATCACTATCGGTGCGTGGGATTCGGACACAGCGGATAATGCCCGTGATGCCGTCGAGCGCTCTCGAGAGAGCTTCGGGCAATGA
- a CDS encoding PIN domain-containing protein: MTFLDASVIIDMLEGVDETVEYVESQDEPYLTSSICVYEVLAGTLGQGATDVNAERQRFSGVRALEFNENLALEAARLQDELLAAGERMAVRDLMIAATARSTGDHLVVADADFQTAVLEPKMRVTNLCDD, from the coding sequence ATGACGTTTCTCGACGCGTCGGTTATCATCGACATGCTTGAGGGAGTCGATGAAACCGTCGAGTACGTCGAATCGCAGGACGAGCCCTATCTCACGTCGTCGATTTGCGTCTACGAAGTTCTGGCTGGGACGCTTGGACAGGGAGCAACCGATGTCAACGCGGAACGACAGCGGTTCAGTGGTGTCCGTGCCCTCGAGTTCAACGAGAATCTCGCGCTCGAAGCCGCTCGGCTCCAAGACGAACTCCTCGCAGCAGGTGAACGGATGGCCGTTCGGGATCTCATGATTGCGGCTACCGCTCGTTCGACCGGTGATCACCTCGTCGTCGCTGACGCTGATTTTCAGACGGCCGTACTTGAGCCCAAAATGCGAGTGACGAATCTCTGCGACGACTAA
- a CDS encoding universal stress protein: MTIVASVDDEERSKAVVKEAATLADRFDEPLHIVSVYEESEHDHLLNEKINIDEKATDEDRKEIARTVAERASEGISREHEVIGRTGNPAEEILNYATEVDSRYLVLGGRKRSPVGKALFGSVTQSILLDADRPVVAVMDSN, translated from the coding sequence ATGACGATTGTTGCTTCAGTTGATGACGAAGAGAGATCGAAAGCAGTAGTGAAGGAAGCGGCGACGTTAGCCGATCGCTTTGACGAACCGCTTCACATCGTGTCCGTGTATGAAGAGTCGGAGCACGACCATCTCCTCAACGAGAAAATTAACATCGATGAAAAGGCGACGGATGAGGACAGAAAAGAAATCGCTCGAACGGTCGCCGAACGGGCTTCCGAGGGGATTTCGCGGGAGCACGAAGTGATCGGACGAACAGGAAACCCCGCTGAAGAAATCCTGAACTATGCTACCGAAGTAGATTCCCGATATCTCGTGCTGGGAGGACGGAAACGATCGCCAGTCGGCAAGGCGCTATTCGGAAGCGTCACTCAATCGATCCTTCTGGACGCGGACCGACCGGTAGTCGCGGTAATGGACAGCAATTGA
- a CDS encoding formate/nitrite transporter family protein, whose product MASKEETGTPEPTLGVRQILQRELVIALKQIRRPASGLFIAGVAAGINVSVGALLMGMAVTFSGGFSSPLIQRFVLANVATVGFIVVIIGQTELFTAHVMLGVLPVIDRRASLGDLGRLWGIVYVANLLGCTGFAGFIAIAGPALGIFTPAAANTLVSALLPLSWWAIVLSGIIAGWLMGLATWLVAAGRDTAGQVLLIWMITGIIGFGPFHHALLGTTEVLSAMFLGQGITLGEFGHFLVWTTIGNAVGGTVFVALLNYGQAIKAGDPGDIEVDPESLGKS is encoded by the coding sequence ATGGCATCCAAAGAAGAGACGGGGACCCCTGAACCGACCCTAGGAGTCCGCCAGATATTACAACGAGAACTCGTCATCGCACTCAAACAGATCAGACGGCCAGCAAGCGGATTGTTCATCGCTGGCGTCGCTGCTGGCATCAACGTGAGCGTAGGGGCCCTTCTCATGGGTATGGCAGTGACCTTTTCGGGAGGGTTCTCGTCGCCGCTCATCCAACGATTCGTTCTGGCAAACGTCGCGACGGTCGGCTTCATCGTCGTTATCATCGGCCAGACGGAGCTGTTCACTGCTCATGTTATGTTAGGGGTGCTTCCGGTCATCGACCGCCGTGCTTCGCTGGGTGATCTCGGTCGGCTGTGGGGGATAGTGTATGTCGCTAATTTGCTTGGATGTACGGGGTTTGCTGGATTTATCGCTATTGCTGGTCCAGCACTCGGAATTTTCACGCCGGCAGCAGCCAATACGCTCGTTAGCGCCCTGCTTCCGCTCTCGTGGTGGGCGATCGTGCTGAGCGGGATCATTGCAGGGTGGCTTATGGGGTTGGCAACCTGGCTCGTCGCTGCCGGCCGTGATACGGCCGGTCAAGTCCTGCTGATCTGGATGATCACGGGCATTATCGGGTTCGGCCCCTTCCATCATGCCCTTCTCGGGACGACCGAAGTACTCTCTGCGATGTTCTTGGGCCAAGGTATCACTCTCGGTGAGTTCGGCCACTTCCTCGTTTGGACAACGATCGGAAACGCCGTGGGTGGGACCGTCTTCGTTGCATTGCTCAACTACGGCCAGGCGATCAAAGCGGGCGATCCCGGGGATATCGAGGTTGATCCCGAGAGTTTAGGCAAATCGTGA